The following coding sequences lie in one Pan paniscus chromosome X, NHGRI_mPanPan1-v2.0_pri, whole genome shotgun sequence genomic window:
- the CITED1 gene encoding cbp/p300-interacting transactivator 1 isoform X2 encodes MEPSAQQLQLAASLPANLSNFCQGSEMPTTSRPALDVKGGTSPAKEDANQEMSSVAYSNLAVKDRKAVAILHYPGVASNGTKASGAPTSSSGSPIGSPTTTPPTKPPSFNLHPAPHLLASMQLQKLNSQYQGMAAATPGQPGEAGPLQNWDFGAQAGGAESLSPSAGAQSPAIIDSDPVDEEVLMSLVVELGLDRANELPELWLGQNEFDFTADFPSSC; translated from the exons ATGGAACCATCCG CACAACAGCTCCAGCTGGCAGCATCACTTCCCGCCAATTTATCCAACTTCTGCCAAGGCTCTGAAATGCCAACAACGTCGAGGCCTGCACTTGATGTCAAGGGTGGCACCTCACCTGCGAAGGAG GATGCCAACCAAGAGATGAGCTCCGTGGCCTACTCCAACCTTGCGGTGAAAGATCGCAAAGCAGTGGCCATTCTGCACTACCCTGGGGTAGCCTCAAATGGAACCAAGGCCAGTGGGGCTCCCACTAGTTCCTCGGGATCTCCAATAGGTTCTCCTACCACCACCCCTCCCACTAAACCCCCATCCTTCAACCTGCACCCCGCCCCTCACTTGCTGGCTAGTATGCAGCTGCAGAAACTTAATAGCCAGTATCAGGGGATGGCTGCTGCCACTCCAGGCCAACCCGGGGAGGCAGGGCCCCTGCAAAACTGGGACTTTGGGGCCCAGGCGGGAGGGGCAGAATCACTCTCTCCTTCTGCTGGTGCCCAGAGCCCTGCTATCATCGATTCGGACCCAGTGGATGAGGAAGTGCTGATGTCGCTGGTGGTGGAACTGGGGTTGGACCGAGCCAATGAGCTTCCGGAGCTGTGGCTGGGGCAGAATGAGTTTGACTTCACTGCGGACTTTCCATCTAGCTGCTAA
- the CITED1 gene encoding cbp/p300-interacting transactivator 1 isoform X1 yields MPTTSRPALDVKGGTSPAKEDANQEMSSVAYSNLAVKDRKAVAILHYPGVASNGTKASGAPTSSSGSPIGSPTTTPPTKPPSFNLHPAPHLLASMQLQKLNSQYQGMAAATPGQPGEAGPLQNWDFGAQAGGAESLSPSAGAQSPAIIDSDPVDEEVLMSLVVELGLDRANELPELWLGQNEFDFTADFPSSC; encoded by the exons ATGCCAACAACGTCGAGGCCTGCACTTGATGTCAAGGGTGGCACCTCACCTGCGAAGGAG GATGCCAACCAAGAGATGAGCTCCGTGGCCTACTCCAACCTTGCGGTGAAAGATCGCAAAGCAGTGGCCATTCTGCACTACCCTGGGGTAGCCTCAAATGGAACCAAGGCCAGTGGGGCTCCCACTAGTTCCTCGGGATCTCCAATAGGTTCTCCTACCACCACCCCTCCCACTAAACCCCCATCCTTCAACCTGCACCCCGCCCCTCACTTGCTGGCTAGTATGCAGCTGCAGAAACTTAATAGCCAGTATCAGGGGATGGCTGCTGCCACTCCAGGCCAACCCGGGGAGGCAGGGCCCCTGCAAAACTGGGACTTTGGGGCCCAGGCGGGAGGGGCAGAATCACTCTCTCCTTCTGCTGGTGCCCAGAGCCCTGCTATCATCGATTCGGACCCAGTGGATGAGGAAGTGCTGATGTCGCTGGTGGTGGAACTGGGGTTGGACCGAGCCAATGAGCTTCCGGAGCTGTGGCTGGGGCAGAATGAGTTTGACTTCACTGCGGACTTTCCATCTAGCTGCTAA